A genomic window from Triticum urartu cultivar G1812 chromosome 7, Tu2.1, whole genome shotgun sequence includes:
- the LOC125525040 gene encoding uncharacterized protein LOC125525040 translates to MEGARVTQTPMPQDTPTSPRRPPTATASFTGVSGQSPPSLFPHTPVVAGGRAGKVLDEMPPDTPRLVVASLELQRRSWADVPPDILGIVAGRLPCVEDRARMRSVCAAWRAAARLHRPLPPPLPLLVHADFAFSSFSPDGVTTGTRRIPLPEDVAADDVRCVGSFEGWLAGVRPNQGRYFGDAQCFLMNPFSRDVLHLPPPSASSHFVDAHSRSLPIIGGSGVVECTINAPQYVMSFCKVILSSSPDSGSKCIVAAFSVHRNGAKLALWRPGMTSWCVCLGGCISKFSDITFYQGKIYVLSELTTNLFVIEITDDDDSGLMASRVERCVAERPEIKGSYTQRWNLVEWHGKLLFIARHLGGGEGWHDICKVGVYMVDLSTKPLQFTEINTLDGDCIFISPCSSKSFHASEYDRVEGNVIYFIDGYLCHAKNGPLFDKFMYNLSDGTFAPFAADLSECNFQAPDGKPMSQTWLFPSE, encoded by the coding sequence ATGGAAGGAGCTCGGGTCACACAAACTCCAATGCCGCAAGACACGCCGACCTCCCCAAGGAGACCTCCGACGGCCACAGCCTCCTTCACAGGGGTCTCAGGCCAGAGCCCTCCCTCCCTGTTTCCACACACTCCCGTCGTCGCTGGCGGCCGTGCAGGCAAGGTGCTCGACGAAATGCCTCCTGACACGCCAAGGCTCGTCGTCGCAAGCCTCGAGCTGCAGCGGCGGTCGTGGGCGGACGTCCCGCCGGACATCCTCGGGATcgtggccggccgcctcccctgCGTTGAGGACCGCGCCAGGATGCGCTCCGTCTGCGCCGCCTGGCGCGCGGCGGCGCGCCTCCAccgcccgctgccgccgccgctccccCTGCTCGTCCACGCGGACTTCGCCTTCTCCAGCTTCTCCCCCGACGGTGTCACGACGGGGACGCGTCGCATCCCCCTGCCCGAGGACGTGGCGGCCGACGATGTCCGTTGCGTGGGCTCGTTCGAGGGGTGGCTCGCCGGCGTGCGGCCGAACCAAGGTCGCTACTTTGGCGATGCCCAGTGCTTCTTGATGAACCCTTTCTCCCGGGACGTGCTCCATCTCCCGCCTCCCTCCGCGTCCTCTCATTTCGTCGATGCCCACAGTAGATCCCTGCCCATCATCGGTGGCTCTGGTGTGGTTGAGTGCACCATCAACGCCCCACAGTACGTGATGTCGTTCTGCAAGGTAATCTTGTCCTCCTCACCTGATTCTGGGTCCAAATGCATTGTGGCTGCCTTCTCGGTGCATCGGAACGGAGCCAAGCTTGCTCTCTGGCGGCCTGGCATGACGTCGTGGTGCGTGTGCCTTGGTGGCTGCATAAGCAAGTTCAGTGATATTACCTTCTACCAGGGCAAGATTTACGTGCTCAGCGAGCTCACCACAAATCTCTTTGTCATCGAGATAACAGATGACGACGACTCTGGGCTGATGGCTTCTCGTGTCGAGCGTTGTGTGGCCGAGAGGCCTGAGATCAAGGGTAGCTACACACAGAGGTGGAACTTGGTAGAATGGCATGGAAAACTGTTGTTTATCGCCAGACACTTAGGTGGCGGTGAAGGCTGGCACGATATTTGCAAGGTTGGAGTATATATGGTGGATTTAAGCACTAAACCTCTTCAATTCACTGAGATCAACACCTTGGATGGCGACTGTATCTTCATCAGCCCGTGCAGCAGCAAATCATTTCATGCGTCAGAGTATGACAGGGTGGAAGGCAATGTTATCTACTTCATCGATGGCTATCTCTGCCATGCTAAAAATGGTCCCCTATTTGATAAGTTCATGTACAACTTGAGTGATGGTACATTTGCGCCATTTGCTGCAGATTTATCAGAGTGCAACTTTCAGGCACCAGATGGCAAGCCCATGAGTCAAACGTGGTTGTTTCCTTCTGAATGA
- the LOC125525483 gene encoding non-specific lipid transfer protein GPI-anchored 7-like translates to MRRLNESKQTSDRSSRRRSATAILETAMHCSAVLLFLLVLPRPRPAAAVGASAPAPAPAPGRSMSITPSPLLPCLEEVLPCTAYLKSAGRPAPTCCTALSRAAATEMPCICQLLADPGMLADFNVTREQALALPARCRLPVGCRDSSVGMPDPGQFPPTCDARLSHNLQGI, encoded by the coding sequence ATGCGCAGGCTTAACGAGTCAAAACAAACCTCAGATCGATCATCACGGCGTCGATCAGCCACTGCCATTCTGGAGACCGCGATGCATTGCTCCGCCGTGCTCTTGTTCCTCCTCGTCCTCCCCCGACCCCGTCCAGCCGCGGCCGTCGGCGCctccgcccccgcccccgcccccgcccccggcAGGAGCATGAGCATCACGCCGTCCCCCCTCCTGCCGTGCCTGGAGGAAGTGCTGCCGTGCACGGCGTACCTCAAGTCGGCGGGGCGCCCCGCGCCGACGTGCTGCACCGCCCTGAGCCGCGCTGCGGCCACCGAGATGCCGTGCATCTGCCAGCTGCTCGCCGACCCGGGGATGCTCGCCGACTTCAACGTCACCAGAGAGCAGGCGCTGGCGCTGCCCGCACGCTGCCGCCTCCCCGTCGGCTGCCGCGACAGCTCCGTCGGCATGCCCGACCCAGGTCAGTTCCCGCCGACGTGCGACGCGCGTCTCAGCCATAATTTGCAAGGAATCTGA
- the LOC125525043 gene encoding uncharacterized protein LOC125525043: MAVPSSSLLSLLLLALFLHHHCSAAQDRGSAAVVVNISAVEDVVRDRAFELLHRTDKLVGVPLTACPSPCGLVEVQASALRVRSSSLWDDGVNATDAAAGTAGFTVPPRVVPSPFARRVDVVFERFLGNSSSGALFAAPPGYALAAPVAALLAYDVSTGNNGSRAVGLRALGAPVRVEFGDLAHAAANGTTPFNATAARCVTFAVESGKAKAVATHVMASDTACTVTGTGHYGVAVRLQPPPPSPTPPPPQPPAAVRERWWAWMAVAGVGGVVVVSFLAATVVAAVRWSRRRRREEMDLRALAGEELGRMAVRGSRMPAAKMVRTRPELEDGSPLAWRR; this comes from the coding sequence ATGGCGGTCCCATCGTCGTCCTTGTTGTCGCTGCTGCTCCTCGCGCTCTTCCTGCATCATCATTGCTCCGCTGCCCAGGATCGCGGCAGCGCCGCCGTCGTCGTCAACATCTCCGCCGTGGAGGACGTCGTCCGCGACCGCGCGTTCGAGCTGCTCCACCGCACCGACAAGCTCGTGGGCGTGCCCCTCACGGCCTGCCCGTCGCCGTGCGGCCTCGTCGAGGTCCAGGCCTCGGCGCTGCGCGTGCGGAGCAGCTCCCTCTGGGACGACGGCGTCAACGCCACCGACGCCGCCGCCGGCACCGCGGGGTTCACCGTGCCGCCCCGCGTCGTGCCGTCCCCGTTCGCCCGCCGCGTCGACGTCGTCTTTGAGCGGTTCCTCGGCAACTCCTCCTCCGGCGCGCTCTTCGCTGCGCCGCCCGGGTACGCGCTGGCCGCCCCCGTGGCCGCGCTGCTCGCGTACGACGTGTCGACCGGGAACAACGGCAGCAGGGCCGTCGGGCTCCGGGCGCTCGGCGCGCCCGTCCGCGTGGAGTTCGGGGACCTCGCGCATGCGGCGGCGAACGGGACGACGCCGTTCAACGCCACGGCGGCGAGGTGCGTGACCTTCGCGGTGGAGAGCGGGAAGGCCAAGGCCGTGGCCACGCACGTCATGGCGTCGGACACCGCGTGCACGGTGACCGGCACGGGCCACTACGGCGTGGCGGTGCGGCTGCAACCGCCACCGCCttcgccgacgccgccgccgccgcagccgcctgcggcggtgagggagcggtggtgggcgTGGATGGCGGTGGCCGGCGTCGGCGGGGTGGTGGTGGTGAGCTTCCTGGCGGCCACCGTGGTCGCGGCGGTGCGGTGGAGCAGGAGGCGCAGGAGGGAGGAGATGGACCTGCGGGCGCTCGCCGGGGAGGAGCTGGGGAGGATGGCGGTGCGGGGGAGCCGGATGCCGGCGGCGAAGATGGTGAGGACGCGGCCAGAGCTGGAGGACGGGAGCCCGCTGGCGTGGCGGCGCTAG